One Aigarchaeota archaeon DNA segment encodes these proteins:
- a CDS encoding RAMP superfamily CRISPR-associated protein produces MNLGLHETLRDRAIIEVTLVPFDDKPSPVHVGGGAELVKTIIRFPVNGKLIPIIPAESIKGVLRSEATRIAKRLTWDGDVDISVKAHTKKDIHKVEEGSFKDKAQAFIMQVFTKTQVAEVQDKAVEIYASVFCPICRLFGSRYLAGKLNITDAIPEGSSRILAYTSAPINRSTKTVEEGRLFTIEYIEPSPDLKFKFTIIADNLSGQKEAVLLAMLLEFLLSSGIRIGGAKSRGYGLLKIDEGTSYVKYVTFKTNGVDPEQKLENIRKLLMKDGHYSRMLLKEYIKLLRGV; encoded by the coding sequence ATGAATCTGGGACTTCATGAGACGCTTCGTGATAGAGCCATAATCGAAGTTACCTTAGTACCCTTCGACGACAAACCCTCACCTGTCCACGTGGGTGGTGGTGCCGAACTCGTTAAGACGATAATCCGCTTTCCGGTTAATGGAAAGCTCATACCCATAATTCCTGCAGAATCCATAAAGGGAGTCTTAAGATCTGAAGCGACGAGGATAGCCAAGAGACTTACGTGGGACGGCGACGTAGACATTTCTGTGAAGGCCCATACCAAAAAGGACATTCATAAAGTAGAGGAAGGGTCCTTTAAGGACAAGGCCCAAGCCTTCATTATGCAGGTATTCACGAAAACTCAGGTTGCGGAGGTTCAAGATAAAGCGGTCGAAATTTATGCCTCCGTCTTTTGCCCCATCTGCAGACTCTTTGGATCCAGGTATCTCGCTGGAAAGCTGAATATAACCGATGCGATACCCGAAGGGAGTTCAAGGATCCTAGCATACACATCCGCACCCATCAATAGGAGTACTAAGACTGTTGAAGAGGGAAGACTCTTCACCATCGAATACATAGAACCTTCACCGGATCTAAAGTTTAAGTTTACCATAATTGCCGACAACTTGAGCGGACAGAAGGAGGCCGTGCTGCTAGCCATGCTCCTAGAGTTTCTACTAAGCTCAGGTATTAGGATAGGAGGCGCCAAAAGCAGAGGCTATGGTTTGTTAAAGATAGATGAAGGTACGTCCTACGTCAAATACGTTACATTCAAGACGAACGGTGTAGACCCCGAACAAAAACTGGAAAACATCAGGAAGCTTCTAATGAAGGATGGGCACTACAGTAGGATGTTGCTCAAAGAATACATTAAGCTACTCAGGGGCGTCTAG
- a CDS encoding RAMP superfamily CRISPR-associated protein: MSSYGLTLRLKLRTRKKLLIGSRSLELDPALDVPFARITYGEHSRLYLPASTLKGVLRTALTRVAEHLGFKVSTKSVEPSVLTREATSNSTDIICSLFGRPKSPKGKVCIIPALINEKTYKLTHVRIDDETRTAESGGLYTAEYIPIGCEFEMDLEAKELDLEEAEALFTAIAAMNYERFGRSGLMDVKIDVTKSTIPPELIKKSPIVREIVEVIGT, translated from the coding sequence GTGAGTAGTTACGGCTTAACTCTAAGGCTCAAACTCAGAACTAGGAAAAAGCTACTGATAGGCTCAAGGAGTCTTGAGCTGGACCCTGCGCTTGACGTTCCATTCGCGAGGATTACGTATGGAGAGCATAGCAGACTCTATTTGCCTGCATCCACGCTAAAGGGCGTTCTTAGGACTGCTTTGACGAGGGTGGCAGAGCACCTGGGCTTTAAAGTATCTACCAAGAGCGTTGAGCCGAGCGTGTTGACGCGAGAAGCAACGTCAAATTCCACGGACATAATATGCAGCCTCTTTGGAAGACCAAAGAGCCCGAAGGGAAAGGTTTGTATCATCCCTGCATTAATTAACGAAAAAACGTACAAGCTGACCCATGTTAGGATAGACGATGAAACTAGGACCGCTGAAAGCGGAGGACTCTATACTGCTGAGTATATACCTATCGGATGCGAATTTGAGATGGATCTTGAGGCAAAGGAGCTGGACCTGGAAGAGGCTGAGGCTCTTTTCACTGCCATAGCTGCCATGAATTACGAGCGCTTTGGAAGGTCTGGCCTCATGGACGTAAAAATAGACGTTACGAAGAGCACGATTCCTCCTGAGTTGATCAAAAAGAGTCCTATAGTCAGGGAAATCGTGGAGGTGATCGGTACCTGA
- a CDS encoding glutamate synthase-related protein has product MDSRYLNSKSTTWTSLRVDDPAFVSGMCPICIEECPFVCEICLSAFRGREALYPAPFLFGQSTAGAVKDYGLDWSHFNFHCEVRGTEGIEPDPDKALFPNVDVETVVGGIRLKMPVVTGALGSTAVAARHWRSVAVGSALSGIIVTVGENVGGMDPDAVISGGKIVKSPALEERVRAYREFWDGKYGGIAVQTNVEDERLGVDLYAISKLDVEIIERKWGQGAKAIGGEVRVFDLDKALMLKRRGYLVIPDPEDQEIQEAFKSGYIQSFERHSRVGIVSKEDFLEGIDRLREAGAKHISLKTGAYRPTATAYTMKIASEAKIDYITFDGCEGGTGMSPVPMMDEMGIPTVYLEALVLKCAQLLRKRGKHVPDIVMAGGFINETQILKSIAMSNFGDQPFVKAAVIGRAILTAVMKAEYFVKLTKEGKLPVTFSRYYGTDPEKFFIAFSELKRKIGNLSAIPWGAIGLYGYMERIRIGMQQLLAGLRKFKLYLISRNDIFALSERAAKVTGIPLAEESEAEAIESVLLDG; this is encoded by the coding sequence GTGGACTCGAGGTATTTAAACTCTAAGTCGACGACTTGGACCTCGCTTAGGGTTGACGACCCAGCGTTCGTCTCGGGGATGTGCCCTATATGTATAGAGGAGTGCCCATTCGTCTGCGAGATATGTCTCTCTGCCTTCAGGGGGAGGGAGGCGCTATATCCTGCTCCGTTTCTCTTTGGTCAGTCCACTGCAGGAGCCGTAAAGGACTATGGGCTTGACTGGAGTCACTTTAATTTCCACTGCGAAGTTCGAGGCACTGAGGGAATAGAGCCGGACCCGGACAAGGCGTTGTTCCCGAACGTTGATGTAGAGACCGTGGTCGGCGGAATAAGATTGAAGATGCCTGTGGTCACAGGTGCTCTTGGCTCCACGGCGGTTGCGGCCAGGCATTGGAGGAGCGTTGCTGTGGGTTCGGCCCTCTCAGGAATAATCGTAACGGTAGGTGAGAACGTTGGCGGAATGGATCCGGATGCGGTGATCAGCGGCGGGAAAATCGTTAAGTCTCCAGCTCTCGAGGAAAGGGTCAGGGCGTACAGAGAGTTTTGGGACGGGAAGTATGGCGGCATAGCAGTTCAGACGAACGTCGAGGATGAAAGGCTAGGTGTGGACCTTTATGCCATAAGCAAACTCGACGTCGAGATAATTGAGAGGAAATGGGGGCAGGGAGCAAAAGCTATCGGCGGAGAGGTCAGAGTCTTCGACTTAGACAAGGCATTGATGTTGAAGAGGAGGGGATACCTCGTCATACCAGATCCAGAGGACCAAGAGATCCAAGAGGCGTTCAAGTCTGGATACATACAGAGTTTTGAGAGGCATAGTCGTGTTGGTATAGTATCAAAAGAAGACTTCCTTGAGGGAATAGATAGACTCAGGGAGGCAGGGGCGAAACACATAAGCCTCAAGACAGGAGCATATAGGCCTACCGCGACTGCATACACGATGAAGATAGCATCTGAGGCAAAGATAGATTACATAACGTTTGACGGATGCGAAGGTGGGACCGGAATGAGTCCCGTCCCGATGATGGATGAGATGGGTATACCGACTGTTTACCTAGAGGCTCTGGTATTAAAGTGCGCTCAACTCTTGAGGAAGAGGGGCAAACATGTCCCGGACATAGTTATGGCAGGTGGTTTCATCAACGAGACCCAAATACTAAAATCGATAGCCATGAGCAACTTTGGCGACCAACCGTTCGTCAAGGCCGCGGTAATTGGGAGGGCGATTTTAACCGCCGTGATGAAGGCTGAGTATTTCGTGAAGCTAACCAAAGAAGGCAAGCTTCCAGTGACCTTCTCAAGATACTATGGCACGGATCCAGAGAAGTTCTTTATAGCCTTCTCGGAACTTAAGAGGAAGATTGGGAACTTATCCGCAATACCATGGGGTGCCATAGGTCTCTACGGCTACATGGAGAGGATAAGAATAGGCATGCAGCAACTCCTAGCAGGGTTGAGAAAGTTTAAGCTATACTTGATCTCGAGGAACGATATCTTTGCTTTGAGTGAGAGGGCTGCAAAGGTCACGGGTATACCTCTCGCTGAGGAATCAGAGGCCGAAGCTATAGAATCTGTACTCCTGGATGGTTAA
- a CDS encoding KaiC domain-containing protein, with product MVEKVETGIPGLDEILNGGIPRRNVVLLSGGPGTGKSILGQQYLYNGLLRGEPGVLVVLEEHPVQVRISMSQFGWDVRAYEEKNLFAIVDAFTAGIGEAAKREKYVVRDPGDFQVLLDVIRDAIKDVNAERAVVDSVSTLYITKPTMARGMILQLKKALSGMGCTSILISQVSVTERGFGGPGVEHAADGIIRLDLDEVDGELKRSIIVWKMRGTSHSMRRHPFVITNKGIEIRATETIKISDRT from the coding sequence ATGGTCGAAAAGGTCGAAACGGGCATACCGGGATTGGACGAAATACTTAATGGAGGCATTCCTAGGAGGAACGTAGTTTTACTTTCTGGTGGACCTGGTACGGGAAAATCGATACTTGGTCAACAATATCTTTACAATGGATTACTTCGTGGAGAACCAGGAGTGCTGGTGGTTTTAGAGGAACACCCGGTCCAAGTGAGAATATCCATGTCGCAGTTTGGATGGGACGTAAGAGCATACGAAGAGAAGAACTTATTCGCAATAGTCGATGCGTTTACTGCAGGGATAGGTGAGGCAGCGAAAAGAGAAAAGTACGTCGTGAGGGACCCGGGAGATTTTCAGGTCCTGCTAGATGTAATAAGAGACGCTATAAAGGATGTAAACGCGGAAAGGGCTGTAGTGGATTCAGTCTCGACCTTATACATAACGAAGCCTACCATGGCTAGGGGCATGATTCTACAACTGAAGAAAGCCCTGTCCGGGATGGGGTGCACTTCGATACTAATCTCTCAAGTAAGCGTGACCGAGAGGGGGTTCGGCGGTCCAGGTGTAGAACATGCCGCTGATGGTATAATCAGGCTCGACTTAGATGAGGTTGACGGAGAATTAAAGCGCAGCATAATCGTCTGGAAGATGCGTGGTACATCACACTCCATGAGGCGACATCCCTTCGTTATAACCAATAAGGGAATAGAGATAAGAGCGACCGAGACTATAAAGATTAGTGATAGAACATGA
- a CDS encoding RAMP superfamily CRISPR-associated protein: MDLSPLLTEIEKMLKSGQMLQQESYHNIVRRISEYTKIKTPKGIKEPPTVDGKPYIPGSSIKGAVRSRLEYKFYPRMVKGELVSYACYVVQEDVVSDVHDRHKRFWGVESTYARDGPCSIGDVEEGDVCIVCDLFGAPSLMSRIDFSDAVMIGTELESLIDIGIKAFRPGSSFDLFCSARNVNDTELGLLYLSLELFSGSPVIMGFRKYVNNPIVGRPYHDKYYFGLIKFSLEEVTLYDHNLIKQSISPQQSLTRARAALEQSEYHTYLDYQRGAIKL; encoded by the coding sequence TTGGATCTTTCGCCGTTACTCACCGAGATCGAGAAAATGCTGAAGTCTGGACAGATGCTCCAGCAAGAAAGTTACCATAACATAGTTAGGCGCATAAGCGAGTATACTAAGATTAAAACGCCCAAGGGGATAAAGGAGCCCCCAACGGTGGACGGAAAACCCTACATCCCGGGCTCCTCCATCAAAGGGGCAGTTAGGTCAAGGCTAGAGTACAAGTTTTACCCTAGGATGGTTAAAGGCGAGTTAGTATCCTATGCATGCTACGTAGTCCAAGAAGATGTGGTAAGCGATGTGCACGACAGGCATAAGAGATTCTGGGGCGTCGAGTCTACGTATGCGAGGGATGGACCGTGTAGCATCGGAGATGTGGAAGAAGGAGATGTATGCATAGTATGCGATCTCTTCGGTGCTCCATCGTTAATGTCTAGGATAGATTTTTCCGATGCTGTCATGATCGGAACAGAACTCGAATCGTTGATTGACATCGGCATCAAGGCCTTCAGACCCGGTTCCTCTTTTGATCTCTTCTGCTCTGCCAGGAACGTTAATGATACCGAGCTTGGCCTTCTTTATCTGAGTCTAGAGCTCTTCAGCGGCAGCCCGGTCATCATGGGATTTAGAAAGTATGTAAACAATCCTATTGTTGGTAGGCCTTATCACGATAAGTACTATTTTGGTTTGATAAAGTTTAGCCTTGAAGAAGTGACGCTATACGATCATAATCTCATTAAGCAGAGCATATCACCACAACAGTCTTTGACACGAGCCCGGGCCGCGCTAGAGCAGAGTGAGTACCATACTTATTTGGATTACCAGAGAGGTGCGATAAAGCTGTGA
- a CDS encoding phosphomethylpyrimidine kinase translates to MTLSIEQEKDIILGNLVRAVQILESSEYFGLLMPEVRINIVYSMENASRPDEVAGIDGRITLVNGRIKAAGYPRFGASDHMARLIIEVRKYDRKYRAGINFAWTPEISTFLEEYCRERGWDYAGIDRRLEPEEFSSVERRSMPWKIRTLVERCGGKVPKIFYEGPGLGKEPLTVLLGNDAVEVATEVVEISKQYALKHR, encoded by the coding sequence ATGACCCTTTCGATTGAGCAAGAAAAGGACATTATTCTGGGGAATCTTGTTAGGGCCGTGCAGATACTCGAATCGTCAGAATATTTTGGACTTCTCATGCCGGAGGTTAGAATCAACATCGTATACTCTATGGAAAACGCTTCGCGCCCCGATGAGGTTGCGGGCATCGATGGACGCATAACTCTGGTAAACGGTAGAATCAAGGCCGCAGGGTATCCTAGGTTTGGAGCTTCGGACCATATGGCAAGACTCATAATAGAGGTTAGAAAGTATGATAGGAAGTATAGAGCTGGAATAAACTTTGCCTGGACGCCGGAGATATCGACTTTTTTGGAAGAGTATTGTAGAGAAAGAGGCTGGGATTATGCGGGAATAGACAGAAGATTAGAACCTGAAGAATTTTCATCGGTAGAGAGGAGGAGCATGCCATGGAAGATAAGAACACTCGTGGAGAGGTGCGGGGGCAAGGTACCAAAGATATTCTATGAGGGGCCAGGCTTAGGTAAAGAACCACTTACTGTGTTGCTGGGAAATGATGCCGTAGAAGTAGCTACCGAGGTAGTTGAAATATCCAAACAGTATGCCTTGAAGCATAGGTAA
- a CDS encoding pyrimidine dimer DNA glycosylase/endonuclease V: protein MVRLWSIHPKYLDRVGLVAVWREGLLAKRVLEGRTKGYKKHPQILRFKKYERPIDLIDAYLFQIYLEAKKRLYSFDLSKIREVHLLGVITVTRGQLEYEFNHLIKKLEKRDKNRFEMLKNLDPKRIEPNPVFRVVEGEIEEWEKVKKG from the coding sequence ATGGTCAGGCTATGGTCTATCCACCCTAAGTATCTTGACCGAGTAGGTTTAGTTGCCGTGTGGAGGGAGGGACTCCTGGCTAAGCGGGTCTTAGAAGGCAGGACTAAGGGTTACAAAAAACATCCGCAGATCCTGAGGTTTAAAAAATACGAAAGACCCATAGACCTGATAGATGCTTATCTTTTCCAAATTTATCTTGAGGCGAAGAAGAGGCTTTACTCCTTCGACCTTTCAAAGATACGTGAAGTCCATCTTCTTGGTGTCATCACCGTAACCAGAGGTCAGCTGGAATACGAATTCAATCACCTAATCAAGAAGCTCGAAAAGCGTGATAAGAACAGGTTTGAGATGCTGAAAAATTTGGATCCTAAGCGTATTGAGCCAAACCCCGTCTTTAGGGTTGTTGAAGGTGAAATCGAAGAATGGGAGAAAGTAAAGAAAGGTTAG
- a CDS encoding NrpR regulatory domain-containing protein, with product MFRDEAYRKQIEILRILSGHNEPVGSSIIQRELMKRGFFLSERAVRYHLKILEERGFVEGHEKIGRTITSAGIEELSKALAYERMGSILTEYLTLAYKVTYNPDSNVGEVVTNVFVIDKNFEETALKIIRDLYDAKLLPSPYVKILDEEEEYKELSVPSGKIAILTICNLTVDGVLLKRGIPLLLKYGGLVQFLKGKPIRFVDIISYEHVTVHPLEFFIYKQATTILRVLESGSGVIPANVREIPALARDEVIMVLEKLEKRGWGGVLTIGVPNEHVLGIPVSMDRFGFSMVGGVTPAAAIKEAGLEVDVFAPHCLINIGDMKKI from the coding sequence ATGTTCCGTGACGAAGCCTATAGAAAGCAGATTGAGATTCTGAGGATCTTGAGCGGACATAACGAACCTGTGGGATCATCAATCATACAGAGGGAGCTTATGAAGAGAGGATTCTTCTTGAGCGAAAGGGCGGTAAGATACCACCTTAAGATTTTGGAGGAGCGTGGATTTGTAGAAGGTCATGAAAAGATAGGAAGAACGATTACGAGCGCTGGGATTGAGGAGCTCAGCAAGGCTTTAGCCTACGAAAGGATGGGATCGATCTTGACAGAGTATTTAACATTGGCTTACAAAGTGACCTACAACCCTGATAGCAACGTTGGTGAGGTCGTGACAAACGTCTTTGTAATAGATAAAAATTTTGAGGAAACCGCACTCAAAATAATAAGGGACCTCTACGATGCAAAACTCTTACCATCGCCATACGTGAAGATCTTAGATGAGGAAGAAGAGTATAAAGAACTATCGGTTCCGAGTGGTAAGATAGCGATCCTGACTATCTGCAACTTAACGGTCGACGGTGTTCTGCTAAAGCGCGGAATCCCTCTGCTCTTGAAGTATGGAGGCCTAGTTCAGTTCTTAAAAGGTAAGCCCATAAGATTTGTGGACATAATCTCGTATGAACATGTTACGGTTCACCCTTTGGAGTTTTTCATCTACAAACAAGCAACTACAATTCTGAGAGTTCTTGAGAGCGGGTCAGGAGTAATACCAGCAAATGTGAGGGAGATACCAGCGCTTGCAAGGGATGAGGTGATTATGGTACTCGAAAAACTTGAGAAAAGGGGTTGGGGCGGGGTCTTAACAATAGGTGTGCCCAATGAACATGTCCTTGGGATCCCAGTATCGATGGATAGGTTCGGATTCTCTATGGTCGGTGGAGTTACACCGGCTGCTGCGATAAAAGAGGCCGGATTAGAGGTCGACGTATTCGCTCCACACTGTCTTATAAATATAGGTGACATGAAGAAGATCTAA
- a CDS encoding AIR synthase family protein yields the protein MVQKDLPRIGKLTPEVFNEIIFPKTGASDCEVLVGPKHGFDAAVLRVGDKVMVVAEDPTFGVPSWGWKQFGWGVVHICASDVAVFGVRPKYMTICLLLPLNTQRSVLEEIWNAIHEECVKLGITIVGGHTGVYGGISYPLNGGCTMWGFADDGKYVTPGGAQVGDKILITKGAAIEATAILALQYPKTLTRAFGHSLVKRAQDLYWQMSVVEDALTAFDAGGVTAMHDATEGGVLGGIYEVAEASNVGVKVYLDRIKISEETKKICEFFGIDPYKSISEGTLVLTVRPNSVESVVNALKIKGIEAMVVGEVTDPAHGRIVVSNDGKEFELEFPDEDPFWKVFFETLEKPDV from the coding sequence ATGGTCCAAAAGGATCTACCACGAATCGGAAAATTGACACCAGAGGTCTTCAACGAAATAATATTCCCTAAAACCGGTGCTTCAGACTGTGAAGTACTGGTCGGTCCGAAGCACGGTTTTGATGCGGCGGTCCTGAGGGTTGGGGACAAAGTGATGGTTGTTGCCGAAGACCCAACATTCGGTGTGCCATCCTGGGGCTGGAAACAATTCGGATGGGGCGTTGTTCATATATGTGCCAGCGACGTCGCGGTCTTTGGTGTAAGGCCGAAGTACATGACGATATGCCTACTGCTACCATTAAATACACAACGGAGTGTTTTGGAGGAAATATGGAACGCGATACATGAAGAGTGTGTTAAGCTTGGCATAACGATCGTTGGAGGTCATACTGGCGTTTATGGAGGAATATCTTACCCACTAAACGGAGGATGTACTATGTGGGGGTTTGCTGATGACGGCAAGTACGTTACACCAGGAGGTGCTCAGGTCGGGGACAAAATTTTAATCACGAAAGGGGCAGCGATCGAAGCAACGGCGATTCTTGCGTTACAGTATCCCAAAACGCTCACAAGGGCTTTTGGTCATTCGCTCGTTAAAAGAGCGCAGGACCTATATTGGCAGATGTCGGTTGTTGAAGATGCCCTCACAGCCTTTGATGCAGGAGGGGTTACTGCGATGCACGACGCAACAGAAGGAGGTGTCCTTGGAGGGATCTACGAGGTTGCTGAAGCGAGCAACGTCGGAGTTAAAGTATACTTAGACAGGATCAAGATCTCTGAGGAGACTAAGAAGATATGCGAGTTCTTTGGAATAGACCCCTACAAATCAATTAGCGAGGGGACTCTCGTATTGACCGTGAGACCGAATAGTGTAGAAAGCGTCGTGAATGCCTTAAAGATTAAGGGCATAGAGGCCATGGTCGTTGGTGAAGTGACGGATCCGGCTCATGGACGGATAGTTGTTTCGAATGATGGAAAGGAATTTGAGCTGGAATTTCCGGATGAGGATCCATTCTGGAAAGTCTTCTTCGAAACGTTAGAAAAGCCTGACGTTTGA
- a CDS encoding transcriptional regulator: MSEEVSLAPLGKEQIHKLESALLIGTILRGDVLEELRDPSERLTWVDSLAVAAAVIARERAKMTVPQIAEDIGRSEVTVRNHLTGKTRAGQLVRQTLERFAKEGVKIELPSVSARELDELKKQLEEEKERTKRLEALLGEVKNSLNNLMEKLERHMKS; this comes from the coding sequence ATGAGCGAGGAAGTCTCTCTTGCACCCTTAGGCAAGGAACAGATACATAAACTTGAGTCCGCTCTCCTTATAGGTACAATACTTAGGGGCGATGTTTTGGAGGAGTTGAGAGATCCTTCAGAAAGGTTGACATGGGTTGACTCGCTGGCCGTAGCTGCGGCAGTTATCGCAAGAGAGAGGGCAAAGATGACGGTGCCGCAGATAGCTGAGGATATAGGTAGAAGCGAAGTAACAGTAAGGAACCACCTCACGGGAAAAACCAGGGCGGGTCAACTAGTTCGTCAAACGTTAGAGAGGTTCGCCAAAGAGGGTGTAAAGATAGAGTTACCATCGGTTTCAGCTAGAGAGTTAGATGAGTTGAAGAAGCAGTTAGAAGAAGAGAAGGAAAGGACGAAGAGGCTAGAGGCGTTACTCGGCGAAGTGAAAAATTCGCTAAACAATCTTATGGAAAAGTTAGAAAGACATATGAAATCTTAA
- the glnA gene encoding type I glutamate--ammonia ligase: MKVLEQSKEKEEGARQIEKVMELLKKECVRFVDLQFTDIPGKLQHVTITTEYLDKQAFEIGVPKLDGSSIRGFVEIQESDMVLKPDPSTFAIIPWSTNSTKTARMLCDVYWGLGKGRFERDPRAVAQRAEEELKKMGFDASFWGPEIEFFVFDKVCWDVQTPSRGQSYSIESREAPWSVGTGYPIRFKEGYYPAPPQDTLMDFRNECARILTDYFGIEVEAHHHEVATAGQCEIDMKYDTLTRMADKSVTLKYVVKNVAHQMGLVATMMPKPVFMDNASGMHVHCSLWRDGQNAFYDPDDTYAELSQIGRYFCGGLLEHSRALAAIVAPTTNSYRRLVPGYEAPVFIAWSRANRSANIRIPVYHVGKSNASKKRIEFRTPDPSCNPYLCFAAILMAGLDGIKKKIDCGDPVDEDIYRMPPEKRALLGIKQLPGSLMEAVECLESDREFLKPVFDDSLVEVMLEMAKRQHLEISLRPHPYEFYLYFDV, encoded by the coding sequence ATGAAAGTGCTCGAGCAATCTAAAGAAAAAGAGGAAGGTGCACGTCAAATCGAGAAGGTTATGGAGCTCTTAAAGAAGGAGTGTGTAAGGTTCGTAGATCTTCAATTCACAGACATTCCGGGAAAGCTCCAGCACGTAACGATCACTACTGAATACCTAGACAAACAAGCGTTCGAAATCGGCGTTCCTAAACTTGACGGTTCATCAATAAGGGGTTTTGTCGAGATACAAGAGTCCGACATGGTTCTCAAACCTGATCCGTCTACTTTCGCCATAATTCCTTGGTCAACGAACTCAACAAAGACCGCCAGGATGCTGTGCGACGTTTACTGGGGCCTTGGAAAGGGAAGGTTCGAAAGAGACCCAAGGGCTGTAGCTCAAAGAGCCGAGGAGGAGCTCAAGAAGATGGGTTTTGATGCGTCATTTTGGGGGCCCGAGATAGAGTTCTTTGTCTTCGATAAAGTTTGCTGGGATGTTCAAACACCATCGAGAGGTCAGAGCTACAGTATAGAATCGAGGGAGGCACCGTGGTCGGTCGGTACAGGATATCCGATAAGGTTTAAGGAGGGCTACTACCCAGCGCCGCCCCAGGACACCTTGATGGATTTTAGGAATGAGTGTGCAAGAATACTTACTGACTACTTTGGAATAGAAGTGGAAGCCCACCATCACGAGGTCGCGACGGCAGGTCAGTGTGAGATAGATATGAAATATGACACGCTGACGAGGATGGCCGACAAGTCCGTGACACTCAAATACGTTGTCAAGAACGTTGCACACCAAATGGGACTCGTGGCCACGATGATGCCAAAACCCGTTTTCATGGACAACGCGTCTGGGATGCACGTTCACTGCAGTTTATGGAGGGACGGTCAGAACGCATTCTACGACCCAGATGATACCTACGCGGAGCTGAGCCAGATCGGTAGGTATTTTTGCGGTGGTCTGCTGGAACACAGCAGGGCTTTGGCAGCGATAGTCGCACCTACCACTAATTCATATAGGAGACTCGTTCCGGGCTACGAGGCACCAGTCTTCATAGCATGGAGCAGGGCCAACAGGTCTGCAAACATCAGAATACCTGTATACCATGTTGGTAAATCGAATGCATCAAAGAAGAGGATAGAGTTCAGGACACCAGACCCATCCTGCAACCCTTACCTATGCTTTGCCGCTATATTGATGGCGGGTTTGGACGGCATAAAGAAGAAGATAGATTGCGGCGACCCTGTCGACGAGGACATATACCGGATGCCACCGGAAAAGAGGGCGCTCTTAGGAATAAAGCAGCTACCAGGAAGCTTAATGGAAGCCGTAGAGTGTTTGGAGAGTGACAGGGAATTCTTAAAGCCAGTCTTTGACGATTCACTCGTGGAAGTTATGTTAGAGATGGCGAAGAGGCAGCACTTAGAGATCTCTTTGAGGCCGCATCCTTATGAGTTTTACCTTTACTTCGATGTATAG